GCATGGGGGAGGGTTTCCATACCCTTTTGCAGATCTATGGAGATCAGCGCCACTGCATTAGGGTTCGGCATTACGTCTGCGTACGCATCTGATAATGATGCTGGCATCAGTGTCGGCAGCAGGGCGGCAGCACAACCGAGCCTCATCAACCATCGTGTCGGGATCATGGTCCGACTCTATCGATTGATTCCAGTTCTCGTCACCGACGCCTATCCGCCTATCCCGCAAGGCGCCTCCTCGGCCACGCAGACGAAAGCTCCAAGCGCTGACGATGACCGTCGTCGGCTTCCCACCCGCGGATACGGTCGTTCAGCTCGGCCAGCGAGTCCACTTCGGGCATCGGGGTCAACCAGCTACGCCGGAAGCGACCGACTTCGCCTTCCACACCGCCTTTCTCGTGCGCACCTGCGATGCCGGGCTGACAGTAGAAGGCATCGAACCCGAAGTGGGATCGGAATAACACCCAGCACTGGTCAGGTTGTCATAGCGGATGTGACGTGTCGGGATCCCGCCGATCTCGGTGAACGCTTCAATATGGCCCTCCGGGAACGCTTCTTGCCCCTGGGTCGGATACACCCGGTGAATGGCCTTGCCTGAATGGGCCAGCCAGAACACGAACATGTGGCACCGCGTTTTCACCCCGGCCAGGATCACCCAGACCTCGCCGAAATCGACTTAGGCTTCGGCGCCGGGTGGGTGTACTTGGGGCACAAAGACTTCTACCCGCCTTCCGGCCTCGGCATCGATCTGGGCGCTGCACACCCGCACGTAATCCCGGACGGTGGAATACGACAACTGCTCACCGGCGCCGTGTTCCTCGATGAGCCGGTGCAGAATCCGCCGGGCGGTATGGCGCTGCTTGCGTGGGGCGGTGGTATCGGCCCGCAACATGTCGTCGATGACCGTATTGAACGGATCCAGTCGTGGTGAGCGGCGCACCGGTGTCCTGCGCGGCGGCGGCAGGGCGCTGGCCAACGCCTGGCGCACCGTGCGTCGGTGCACTCGATATTTCGTTGCCAGCTCGCGGATCGACAGACCCTCGACACGGGCATCACGGCGAATCGCCGCGAACTGCTCCACCCGACCCTCCACTCCAGGCTCCTCTCCATCGCAACCCTGTTCGATGGATCAACACTGAAGTGGGGCCAAATCAAACCGTCACAACCACACCGGCGAGTCGGCAACATGCGGCCAGAACAAACCGTCCTACCGTGTCCAGATCAACCTGCCATAGTCAGATGTAATCGCGGCGACGCCCTGCACCCGTCGGTTCGCCAGTGAGCGAACCCACTCCGCCGGGATTTAAGAACCATCCGACATCGATAGTGCGATAGCTAGACGGCTGCTCAGCGGCGCTCTGCGATTCTTTGCCATTGCTGAAGTAAATAGATCGCGATTGCGTTGCTGCCTAGCATAGAACTGCAGCTAGCCTCTTTAACCAGCTGGCCGAGTCCAATTCGTGTAGAGATGCTTGCCGGGTCGTACTCGGGATGGCAGGTGTGTGGCAGACAAGTGCCGGCGGCGGGCCTTTCCGCTTCACTCAGAAGCTCTGACTACCCAGTCGGTTTCTGTGTGGGCAGTTCGGCGAAGACTTCGACCACGTCTGCATCGAAGCTGAGAAATCCCTTGATCGGGAGGCTCTCTGGCGGTGGGTCATCGTAGCTCCATGCGATGTCCCGTAGTTCCGCGCCTTTGGCGTCCGCCGACCAGTACGTAGCAGGGCCCTTGTAATCGCAGAAGCTAGACGAGGGCGACTGTCGCAAACGGCTCATTCTGACCAAAGCGGGCGAGACATACAGGCGGGGTTCGAGCGTGGTCTCGAAGACGATGATGGTGTCGTCCGTATCAACAAGCGTGACACCGGAAACCGTGACGCGCAGTCGTCGACGACTCGGACGGCAGTCGACACGGTGGTAGGGATTGGGTGGATAGTTGACCAGGACGCGTCCTTCCTCAATCCAACAATCAACGCATTTCCACGGGACAAGTGCATATCCGGGCGCGGTCGGTTCAGGGCGGTGCGGAAGCTCGCGTACGAGGTCTAGTGGGAACGCATACCGCAAGAACTTGTCTGGTCGATGAACCAGCAATGCCCGTTCTGTGTCGATGACTATCCGTCCGTCGAGGATGGCTTGGACGCGCCGGGGATGAGGTTCGACATATACGACGCCGTCAGGCAGCGGGTGGGAATACCACCCGGCCGGATTGCTGCCCAGCGGACCGCTCGGAGTGGTGAGTGCCATGTGGGCTTTGGCTCCTTACTGATGCACACGCGGTACTGGCTGGGAGCCCGTGGTAGTCGCGGCTCTCAGCCGAGCGTAGTTCACTGACACCAGTCGCTGAAAGATGTCATTGACATTTTTCAGCGAAATGCACACACTATTTGTGATGACGGACACAGACGCACCCACTACGAAGCGCGATGCTCAGCGCCTGGAGACCCGCCAGCGCATCTACGACGCCGCCCTGGCCGAGTTCAAGCGGTCCGGGATGGCGGATGCTGATGTCGGTGCCATCGTCGCCGAGGCGGGTGTGGCGCGAGGGACGTTCTATTTCCACTTCCCGACCAAGGAACATGTGCTCGAAGAGGCAGAAGGCGACTTAGTTCAGCGGCTGGCCGCTGATCTCGGCAAGTTCGCCGCCACGAAGCCGGACCTGTGGTCGGTTCTCGAAGAGATCGTCCGTCTGGTGGTCGCGTCAGAAACGCGTCTGGGAACGAGACTTTTCCGAGATGTGCTTGCTCTGCATTTTTCGACAACCAGGCCGCCGGGCTATGCGAAATCGACAGAACATCCTCTTGTCGCGAGCCTGAGCGAGCAGATCCGGCTCGCGCAGAAGTCAGGTACGGCTCATCCGGAGGCTGATCCAGACGAGAGCGCGCTGTTTTTCCTGCTCGGCGTGTACTCCCTGCTGGTGACGGTTCATCAGCCCAAGGCTGCGCGTGGACGCATCCTGCAGGGATTCGTCAGGAGTACGCGGCGAGGGTTGGAGGCGCCGTGACAATCCTGGCCGCTGCATTTTCCTCTGGCTTCTCTTACCGGGCATCAACTACAACAGAAAGGCATTTCCATGTGGCAGGACATCCTTCGGATCGTCATCGGTTGGGGCGGAGCGGGACTGCTAGTCGCGTTCTGGTATCGCATCATGCGGGGGATCGGGACGTTCTGAAACTGCAGGCGACACTGCGCTGTAGCGCTGGCTCCTCATGACAGGCACAGCGCCGGCGCTTGCAGTCGAGCGCACAACAGCCTTGGTCGCCGTCACGTTGTCGGGCGGCCGACGGCAGGGTGCGCGACTCGTCTCGGGTGAGCGTGCGGCATTCGGCATGAACCAAGGTCGCAGCGTGGTGGAAGTACCTTACCCGGCACCAGTTCTGGACTGGGGAACCCGCACCGTGACGTGTGGGGTCGCACTGCAATGCGCACCGTCCAAAGATGCAGTCGCGGGCTTCGATCTACATCAGCTCACCCCGCGACAGACTCAGGCATTGCGGATCACCGAAGGTTCGGTGGCGCTGGGATGGGTAGCTGAACAGTGGCCCGGTCTCCTGCCGGAGTGCACATTGCACCTTCCTGAACTCGAGCCCGCTGCGGCAGACACCCCTGCCGAGGAGATACTCGACAGGGCAATGGTTCTCGCTCGCTCACGGACTGCGCTGGGCGAGTATCCGCTATTGGGCAGGCTGACCCCGGCCACACCGGCATCGCGGGGGCTCGCTGCTGTGGCACGGCGTATGCGCGGACGCATGCCATGGGGATCCAAGCAGACTCACTTGCGTGTCGGGTACTCGATCCCCGTTGCCGGTGAAGGCGGAGTCCGTAACCCGAACCTGCCACCTCCTAGTCGTCCAGAGGACGATGAGGAACTCGAGATTCGCGACGATCATCGCCACGGAATTCCGTATCCGGAGTGGAACGCTTGGACCGAGCGATTCCTTCCGCGTTATGTCGCCGTGCTTGAGCGGAAGGTGCCGGCCCAAAGTCAGCGGTACCGTCCGGCGTCGGCCGACATTCGTCGGTACTTCCAGGAGCAGACACACCGGGTATACAAGAACGGCCTCGACGACGGATGCGAACTCGATATCGATCGGTACGTCGATCACTACGTTGATTCACTGACCGGGCATTCCTCGGACGGCCGCGTGTTTCGCGATCTGCTACCCGGCTACCGAGATGTCACCACCGCTCTGCTCCTCGACGGCAGCTCATCGCTCGGAGTGGGTCAGGGTAAGTTGTTCAAGCTCGAACTGGCGTGCGCCGACGCACTTTCACACGCCATGAAGATGGCTCGTGAACGCCACGGTGTCTTCGTGTTCAGTGGCAACACCCGACACCGGGTAGAGGTCCGCTGCCTGAAAGATTTCGATGAGCCACGCCTTGTGGTTCCCAGCGGATTCGGTCTGACAACAGGTGGTTACACGCGACTCGGGGCGCCTTTGCGCCATCTATCGAGTCGTCTGCTCCATCAGCCCTCGTCACGGCGCCTACTGATTGTGATCGGAGACGGACTCATGTCCGACGAGGGCTACGAAGGCCGCTACGCCTGGGCCGACGTGGCCCACGCAGTCGAAGAGGCAGAGGACGCTGGCATCTCGATCTATTACATCGGGGTAGGCCCCGTGCGGGTGGACCCATTGCCGGAGGTCTTCGGTCCGCGAAAGTCTCGACGTATCAGACGCATTGAGGAATTACCGGACGTACTGGCCAGTGTGCATCGAGAACTGGTCGCAGCATGACCTACCCACGTGAGGAACAGATGACGATGGTTAAATACCAAGCCAACGGCAACGAGGAACAAATCTTCGTTAACGCCTTTGAGCGAAGGCTCCCGGTCATGCTGACTGGGCCCACCGGATGCGGCAAGACGCGATTTGTTGAGTACATGGGCGACCTTCTTGGACTCCCGGTGATGACGATCAGCTGCCATGACGATCTGACCAGCTCGGATCTGGTCGGCAGGTTCATGGTGACCGGTGGGGACGTGGTCTGGAGCGACGGGCCGCTCACACGGGCGGTGAAGCAGGGCGCGATTTGCTACCTCGATGAGGTGGTGGAGGCCCGCCACGATTCCTTGGCCGTCTTGCATTCGCTGACCGATCACCGTCGAACCCTTTTCTTAGATCGGTCCGGTGAGGTGTTGGTCGCTCCCGAGAGTTTCATGCTGGTGTGCTCCTACAACCCTGCCTATCGAAGTTCGCTCAAGGAGCTCAAGCCCTCATTCCGGCAACGTTTCGTCACTCTTGGCATGGACTATCTGCCTCCAGATCGAGAAGCTGAGGTGTTGGTGTCCGAAACCGGAGTGGGTCATGCCAGTGCTGAGCGGTTAGTAAAGTGCGCCAACAGTATTCGTGGCGCCGACGATGCTTTCCACTTTGAGCCGCCTTCGACCCGCGTGTTAGTCACGGCCGCTCAACTTGTTGCAGCGGGCATCGATGAGCTGGAAGCAGTCGACGTCTGCGTGCTCGCACCGTTGAGCACCGACGGTGCAGTCACAGACGGGCTGAGAGAAACCGCAGCAGCCAGCCTGCTCACGGCCGAATCATCGGCTAACCGCTACTAAGAAGGGAGCGAAACATCCAATGAATGAACGAGACAGGCAGAAGAGGCGAGCGCTCATCGCGTTCCAGGTCTTTGTGTACGGGTATCTGCTCATCCAGTTCGGCATACAACTGCACATGTCCTTCACCCGCGGTTACTGGGGGTAAGGAAAAATGAACATTCCACTGATCAGCCGGAAGTCGGACAAAGCGGCTGCGCCGGCACCGGCCAATCGCTTCATCTCCTACGACGACCATGATGAGGCAAGCCGGCAGGCTGAGCGCAGCGCAGACAAGTGGCTCATCGCCGGGACACTGCTGATGGGCACCAACGCCGCCGGAATCTTCGGATTCCCCCTGTTCCTATGGGGATTGAAGAAGATGCGGGTCGCCAGCCAAGCCGGGCTCTCGGTGCGCCCCATCATGGTGACCCTTATCGGATACCTGGTGATTCTCGACGCAGGACTGAATACCCAGGGCTGGATCCTGGACATGGTCGGTAACCACACGCTTGTCTACCGCGTGCTCTACACCGGCTGGGGGAACCTGTTCGACATGGGCTACTTCTGGCATTACAACCAGCTGTGGATCGGCGGTGCCAGCGCTCCCGGTGAGAAAGGTTGGGAGTTCGCCCTCATTCTCATCGTCTTCCCCATGCGCATCGCTGCAGCCATCGCATTCCTTCAGATGAAACGCTGGGGCTACCAGTGGCTCATCGTCACGTGCTGGTTCGGTGTTGTGATCTGGGTGGGCTACGTCATGAACATGACCGTCTACGCCGACCTCCGGTACACGGGGACCGCGTTGCCCGTCTTCGGCTGGTGGCTATACGACATCGTGTATATAACGCCGTTCTTAGCCATCCCATACCTACACACGGTCAATCGCGAAATCTTCTCGGAATAAGGGAAATTCAATGACAACCTCGCCATCCACCGCTGATGAACCGACAAGCGGTGAACCCAAGCAAGCAGCGCTGGAGTTGGGCACTACCAAACAGTGGGCCAACATGCACAAATGGCTCAAACGCGGCATCCTCGTATGTCTCACCGCGCTAGTCATCGAAGGCGCCTTTACCCTGCCGTTCATCATGATCTATTACGGCTACCCGACCCTCGGGTTCCGTGACATCTGCAGTGAACTGATGAAGGTGCGCTACAACGACACTTCGTTGGAATGCAAGCATCCCTACGACTTCCCGGGCCCGCCTTTCGGCAGTGCTCCAGAAGCCGCAGGCATCAATACCGCACTCGACGAGTGGGGCGTGCAGCCCAAACCGCAGTACCCGCGGCTGGGATTCCGAGAGCTGGTCCGCATCCACGACGAACGTGTGGCCCGCGAAGCCGCTGAGGCGGCCCATCAAAGCGCCACACCGTAACCGAGCTGGCTCGGCTTGACAAAAATATACGCCCGAGTTTACTTAATGTGAAAACACCGACGCGTCGACATGGCTCGCGGCGAGGGCGTCAACAAGGAGAAACACGTGACATCACCAACGGACCGCCTGATGGCGATGCTGGGGACGCCGGATTGCTACGACGTCGCCCCGCAGGATCTGTTGACCGAGCAACTGGCGGCTGCCAATGAGCGGTTGGAAAGCCAGATTGATTCGATCGGACTGCTGCGCCACCGTGCTGAAGCCGGTGGCATCAACACGATCAACAAGCCAGCCGACCTGGTGCCATTGTTGTTTGCCCACACCACCTACAAGAGCTATTCAGAGGGATGGCTCACCGACGGACAGTGGGACCGTATGGGTCGTTGGCTCAACACCGTTTCGACCCGGCCGGTGCAGGACATCAATCTTGACAGCGTTGAGACGCTTGATGACTGGATCAAACAGATGGAAACCGTCGGGCATTATTTGTCGTGCTCGAGCGGCACCACTGGCAAGCCGGCGATCATGAGCGGCACCGAGGGTGATATCGATTTCTCAGCCCGCGGAAACGCCAGGGGAATCGTGTGGGCTCTTGGGCTAAACCCCGATGCCCGAAGGAAGTTCTTCGGCATCGGACCTCAGTTCGCCGCGCCCAGGGAGAGTGCGATCCGCGAGGAGATGATCGCCGCGATCGCACCGGGTGTAGAGCCGTTCCAATTCGGTTCGGAGCCGATCACCGTCGGGTCAATGGTCGAGATGATCGTACTGCGACGCAAGATCGCCGATGGGACGGCGAAGCCCTCGGAGATCGCTGAGTTCGAACAGATCGCGGCGAAGCGTGGCGCGGAAATGGTCTCTTCATCGGAGGAGACTGTCGACGCGTTGATCGCGGCGCGCAGCCAACCCATCATGGTGAGTGGGATGTTCGGGCAGCTCTACCCGATTGCCGAGGCCGTGCGGGAAAAGGGTTACAGCGGAAATGATTTCCACTCCGAGAACTCGATGTTC
The genomic region above belongs to Mycolicibacterium sp. HK-90 and contains:
- a CDS encoding DUF427 domain-containing protein, which produces MALTTPSGPLGSNPAGWYSHPLPDGVVYVEPHPRRVQAILDGRIVIDTERALLVHRPDKFLRYAFPLDLVRELPHRPEPTAPGYALVPWKCVDCWIEEGRVLVNYPPNPYHRVDCRPSRRRLRVTVSGVTLVDTDDTIIVFETTLEPRLYVSPALVRMSRLRQSPSSSFCDYKGPATYWSADAKGAELRDIAWSYDDPPPESLPIKGFLSFDADVVEVFAELPTQKPTG
- a CDS encoding TetR/AcrR family transcriptional regulator is translated as MTDTDAPTTKRDAQRLETRQRIYDAALAEFKRSGMADADVGAIVAEAGVARGTFYFHFPTKEHVLEEAEGDLVQRLAADLGKFAATKPDLWSVLEEIVRLVVASETRLGTRLFRDVLALHFSTTRPPGYAKSTEHPLVASLSEQIRLAQKSGTAHPEADPDESALFFLLGVYSLLVTVHQPKAARGRILQGFVRSTRRGLEAP
- a CDS encoding nitric oxide reductase activation protein NorD; translated protein: MTGTAPALAVERTTALVAVTLSGGRRQGARLVSGERAAFGMNQGRSVVEVPYPAPVLDWGTRTVTCGVALQCAPSKDAVAGFDLHQLTPRQTQALRITEGSVALGWVAEQWPGLLPECTLHLPELEPAAADTPAEEILDRAMVLARSRTALGEYPLLGRLTPATPASRGLAAVARRMRGRMPWGSKQTHLRVGYSIPVAGEGGVRNPNLPPPSRPEDDEELEIRDDHRHGIPYPEWNAWTERFLPRYVAVLERKVPAQSQRYRPASADIRRYFQEQTHRVYKNGLDDGCELDIDRYVDHYVDSLTGHSSDGRVFRDLLPGYRDVTTALLLDGSSSLGVGQGKLFKLELACADALSHAMKMARERHGVFVFSGNTRHRVEVRCLKDFDEPRLVVPSGFGLTTGGYTRLGAPLRHLSSRLLHQPSSRRLLIVIGDGLMSDEGYEGRYAWADVAHAVEEAEDAGISIYYIGVGPVRVDPLPEVFGPRKSRRIRRIEELPDVLASVHRELVAA
- a CDS encoding CbbQ/NirQ/NorQ/GpvN family protein, with amino-acid sequence MTMVKYQANGNEEQIFVNAFERRLPVMLTGPTGCGKTRFVEYMGDLLGLPVMTISCHDDLTSSDLVGRFMVTGGDVVWSDGPLTRAVKQGAICYLDEVVEARHDSLAVLHSLTDHRRTLFLDRSGEVLVAPESFMLVCSYNPAYRSSLKELKPSFRQRFVTLGMDYLPPDREAEVLVSETGVGHASAERLVKCANSIRGADDAFHFEPPSTRVLVTAAQLVAAGIDELEAVDVCVLAPLSTDGAVTDGLRETAAASLLTAESSANRY